The Alkalihalobacillus sp. TS-13 genome includes a region encoding these proteins:
- a CDS encoding sigma factor G inhibitor Gin: protein METAKKQRSMDICMVCEEKNNEGIYIFQHFLCSDCEQRMVVTDTDDEEYQYFIEKLRKINQVSC from the coding sequence ATGGAAACCGCAAAAAAACAGCGATCCATGGATATATGTATGGTTTGTGAAGAGAAAAACAACGAGGGAATCTATATTTTCCAACACTTTTTATGCTCAGATTGCGAACAGAGAATGGTTGTTACAGACACTGATGATGAAGAATATCAATATTTTATAGAAAAGCTTAGAAAAATTAATCAAGTATCGTGTTAA